From a region of the Etheostoma cragini isolate CJK2018 chromosome 20, CSU_Ecrag_1.0, whole genome shotgun sequence genome:
- the LOC117935441 gene encoding cytochrome c oxidase assembly protein COX16 homolog, mitochondrial isoform X2, producing MLLVVGGSFGLREFTQIRYDAQRIRKKLDPSLEAKVNVQKQSAMLEEEYEKLKEVNLEEWRNIRGPRPWEDSREYQEQQRARQNKKD from the exons ATG TTGCTTGTAGTTGGAGGTTCGTTTGGCCTGCGAGAGTTTACACAGATTCGCTATGATGCACAGAGGAtcagaaaaaag cTGGATCCGTCACTGGAAGCCAAAGTAAATGTCCAGAAGCAGTCAGCCATGCTGGAGGAGGAGTATGAG AAGTTGAAGGAGGTGAATTTGGAGGAGTGGAGGAACATCCGCGGTCCCCGTCCCTGGGAGGACTCCAGGGAGTACCAGGAGCAGCAGCGCGCCAGGCAGAATAAAAAGGACTGA
- the LOC117935441 gene encoding cytochrome c oxidase assembly protein COX16 homolog, mitochondrial isoform X1, translating into MFTLKALQKNKTVKYGIPMLLLVVGGSFGLREFTQIRYDAQRIRKKLDPSLEAKVNVQKQSAMLEEEYEKLKEVNLEEWRNIRGPRPWEDSREYQEQQRARQNKKD; encoded by the exons ATGTTTACCTTAAAggctttacagaaaaacaaaacggtCAAATATGGAATTCCTATGCTT TTGCTTGTAGTTGGAGGTTCGTTTGGCCTGCGAGAGTTTACACAGATTCGCTATGATGCACAGAGGAtcagaaaaaag cTGGATCCGTCACTGGAAGCCAAAGTAAATGTCCAGAAGCAGTCAGCCATGCTGGAGGAGGAGTATGAG AAGTTGAAGGAGGTGAATTTGGAGGAGTGGAGGAACATCCGCGGTCCCCGTCCCTGGGAGGACTCCAGGGAGTACCAGGAGCAGCAGCGCGCCAGGCAGAATAAAAAGGACTGA